The Lycium barbarum isolate Lr01 chromosome 11, ASM1917538v2, whole genome shotgun sequence genome contains the following window.
CTCTTCAGCAGTATAAAATctttcaagaaaggaaaagataTCTGCACAATAAAGAGGCAATATTCCAGCAGCATCAAATCGTTTCAAGAAGGAAAAGCATCAGAGGCATATCTCATGAAGTGTAACAAATTTGCTGCTGCCTCGACGCACAAGGAAAGGAGTAAAAGCTCagtcttattcttggaaataggatctctaattccatttccaaggatcaaatcccttgggttgatttctctgcgtgaagagcctaaaacACTATAAAAAGGGCTGCTTCACAAACGCAAGATTTATGCAATTGTCTCATTACCTCCATTGCTCTGCTTTACTTTCAAATAAACATTGTTAGTCTGAAAGATTCATAGTGTAATAAGAGAGAAAGGAGAGTTATAGTTTGTGAGGCTTTGTATAAAAAAGAATAAgagtgttttgagtgtagacgtaggaacttcattcaaaaccttcattgtaccaaaccttataaaagagctgcagagaacacccttgcaacccaaggggactggactaggatttacattgaatctgaaccagtataaaatacgtgtgtcatttattttctacACCTTACCTTAGTATTCACTGAGTAGGTAGTCGATTACTGATTTaacctagtcgactaacagatcgaaaatttttaacaattcacccccccccccccccccctcttgcactttcagaTTCAATGTGGCTTTGGATCGGCATGTTAtctcatatatgtatattaattTGTAACCGTTGTAATGCATTTAACCAACACATTTAATAAAATTAATAGAGGTAAGACATGACTTTTCAGTTTCTTAACATAACACATGTAACATTTTAAGAGAATTAAATATATAGATTTGTTATCAATAAAATTAGACAAAGAGCgataaaaaaaactgaaaaaatgtTATGAAGTTCAACGTGGAACATCTAACAAAATTTTAAGAGACTTAAAAGAGATGACTTTTGAGTTCCTTTTTTTAACATAGCACATAAGtaggaaaaatgaataaaatgtcaaaagagaaaaaagataattgtGTTTCTTGGCCATAGAGAgctgccacatcaccttgtctatgcttaGCTTTGTATTAGATATATAGATTTTCAGTTTCAACAAACAAGTAAATTCAGCTCCAATACTTTCACAATGCTTTTAAAGTCAAGTACTTAATAGTTGCTTttattcagctaatccaaacaAGCTCTTTACGAACCGATTAAGCTACCATGGCAGGTTTTGCTTCAGCTTCTTGTAGTCCTTCCATTGTATCATAAAGTGGCCTGTTTAATGTTTCTGGCAGATACAATACCAAAAATCCTCCAGCAATTCCACATATACCAAATACAAGAAATGGTATGCCACCCCCTAAAACCACAATAATTGGTGCCAAAATTGCCCCCATATGTATCGCTTGAGTCGCACATCCTAATGCTGCATTTCTCACCACAGTTGGAAACAACTCCATCGAATACACAAATAACAAATTGTATGTCCCAGCCATACCAAATATCCCTAAAACTCCACACACCATTCGAACCACTTTCCATGCCCCTTCACCCTTCATTAAGCTTCCAGCTAAACAGAATATTCCACTGAACCACATTGTCCCTACACCTAACGGCTTTCGACCGAGCCTGTCCAACACTAACGCTGTTAAAAAATAAGCAGGCATTTCAGCAATTGCGTTAAGGGCAACGTTGAGGTAAAGATTGGTCCCGAGGTTGACGGCGTTCAGACTTAACCCGTAATAAACGACGGAACAGAAGAAGTTACTACCCGCGGCTAAGATTAACCGAATCCGTGTGATTGGAAACCTTAGTACATCTAAAATGGATCCATTTAGCGCTTCTTTGGTATAGGGTTCTAGCATGGCTATAGAGGTAGGTGTAAGGTCTGTGTagaccccaccctccccaaatTCCATTTGTTGGACCACACccgttatgttgttgttgtcgtcgttcACTTCACTGTCGAGGGCAAGAACAACGCCATTAGGAATACGTTGTTTGCCATTTGATGTAGCGATTTTTTGCATAATTTTCATGGCTTCATCTACTTTTCCTCGAACGAGGCACCAGCGAGGTGACTCATGGAGGAAAGGAAGTACGGAGATAACGAAAATCAAAGACGGGATCGAAGAAGCAATGTAGAGAGATCGCCACGATTGGAAGAAATAAGCAATGGCAGATACAGTGGCTATTCCTATAGAGAAAAAATAGAAAGTGGACATTCCAGCTACGCCACGCCAAGACTGACCAATGGGTTCAGTGCCAAGAACAAAAGCGCAAAGGCCTGTCCCACCAGCGCTGAAACCGGAGAGAAAACGGAGCAAGGCATAGGTCCAATAGTTCGAAGAGAATGCTGTTAGAATACCAAAAATGGCGTTCAAAATGCAAACCATTGCGAGGGAGCCTTTCCTTCCCAATTTTGAATCTGAAAGATGTCCAACTACTCCAGCCCCTGAAAACAATTTTAAAAGCGTTACCATAATTTTTTTCAACATCTTAAAGTTGCTTGTATCAAAAGTGACAAATATGTGTGTGATAGACAAAGGCGACAACTAAGGATAAATACCAGAATCTCACAGCTCCTTATTCAATCTTGGGACATGCTACTACTAGCACTTCTACTATCTTACAACGACGACTCAATCTTTTGACATTCATTATTAAACAATAAAACCACAAACTATTGCTAAGGATTCCGTCTGAATTTGGCTCTTCGGTAAGGTTTCAGACGAATTTTTCGTTAAAAATTTCTTACCTACGAACCAAATTCTGATGGAACGTCCGTTAAAATTAGTGATTTTCTGAAACTATCTACTGTGTGCGTACGTAAATATTTACCCTACAACCTCTATACTTTTGACAATAATAATTTTTCCCTACATGTCCAAAGTGCTTATTATCAAAAATGCTTTTTCAAAAAAGTGATGCAGTTTGTGTGGAAACTTCTTCATTCAAAATGACTAACATATTAGTAACATCCTAAATTGAAAGGATGAAATTCAATTGTTACTTTTCGGCTTTATCTGGGAAAATAGCCAATATCACGAAATTTCATCTGGCTATCTTGAAATTCTGCGAAACTTAATGACACTGAATAATTTTGGTTATAAAGATTGAAAATTGACTATTTGTGAAATTTTCCCTTAAAAAACGGAGGACGTACCGATCATGCAGCCAGCAAAAAATATAGACTGGACAAGCCCAACCTTAAACTTGTCTCCACATATCAATCCGAATTCAGACATCGTAGAACTTCCTGTTCCACCTGACCATTCCCACGAGCCAGGCTCAAGGTCACACAGACTTGAACCACAATGGCTCGTGGAACAGCACCAGACTGGTTCGCGATCGGCGAAGATCATGACCATAGTGTGAATCCCCTCAAGCATCCAAGCCAAGCTGGTTAACACTAAGTGTCTCAACTGCCACCACCCAAAATCCCCGCAGTATTTCTCAAGCATTTCATCCATCGTTATTTTTTTCTTCGGTTTCGGATAATTATTCCCGTCTTCCACGTCATTTGAAGATAATAATGCCGATGCTTCTGACATTTAATATTTTACCTAGCTACTGATGATATTATACGGTACTTACCACAACGCTCTATTTATAAACTGTGGAGCTTGGAAATATGAGAATGTGTCAAACTCTTCAATTTATGCTGACCCTCTTAACACTTCTTTATAGAGTTTTCAAAGGAATAGAGTGGAACACATGCATATACCACTCAAAATAACAGTAATTAGCGACGGATAAATTATGTCACTAAACAGTAAAATTATGTGGCTAATTCTAGTTAATGACGGATTAATGATGAATTATTAAAAAATTATGTTAGCTACCCATTATTTAGTGATGAATTTCTAATTAGAACGTGTTAATTATATAAATTAGTCTAGTCAGGGACTACTTTATGACCTCATTCTTAAGAATGCTGAAATCTGTCTATGTAGATTTCCTCTTGCCCAAGTAAAACTGCCATTactttagggcctgtttggaaagccacccaggtaattggaattgagtgtaattacacagtttggtctGTTTGTTTGATCAAGAAATTACACAAttaggtgggaattgggtgtaattacgcTCTCCAATTCCCAAGTGCGgactgagaattgggtgtaattacagggttaccttttagtttatttcttttttatttttttctttttttcctttttaatttagtttttatttctattatttaatttcttttttattttattttaatttattttcttttctaatttattttttatttctagtatttaatttctttt
Protein-coding sequences here:
- the LOC132617635 gene encoding organic cation/carnitine transporter 4-like, coding for MSEASALLSSNDVEDGNNYPKPKKKITMDEMLEKYCGDFGWWQLRHLVLTSLAWMLEGIHTMVMIFADREPVWCCSTSHCGSSLCDLEPGSWEWSGGTGSSTMSEFGLICGDKFKVGLVQSIFFAGCMIGAGVVGHLSDSKLGRKGSLAMVCILNAIFGILTAFSSNYWTYALLRFLSGFSAGGTGLCAFVLGTEPIGQSWRGVAGMSTFYFFSIGIATVSAIAYFFQSWRSLYIASSIPSLIFVISVLPFLHESPRWCLVRGKVDEAMKIMQKIATSNGKQRIPNGVVLALDSEVNDDNNNITDLTPTSIAMLEPYTKEALNGSILDVLRFPITRIRLILAAGSNFFCSVVYYGLSLNAVNLGTNLYLNVALNAIAEMPAYFLTALVLDRLGRKPLGVGTMWFSGIFCLAGSLMKGEGAWKVVRMVCGVLGIFGMAGTYNLLFVYSMELFPTVVRNAALGCATQAIHMGAILAPIIVVLGGGIPFLVFGICGIAGGFLVLYLPETLNRPLYDTMEGLQEAEAKPAMVA